From one Prochlorococcus marinus str. MIT 0912 genomic stretch:
- the urtB gene encoding urea ABC transporter permease subunit UrtB, giving the protein MQLFLESLFNGVAIGSVLLVAALGLAIVFGLMGVINLAHGELMMLGAYSTYITQLIFKQVSFLKPFYDSYVIVAIGIAFLVSGTVGILLERTVIRRLYGSPLETLLATWGVSLILQQFVRSVPLAYASGLVIALFFGLFSPLFISDDLLNGAKGKLIRACTWGFSALLGVATGGILSSLVSKLSRASARNVDVTAPSWMRGGIDFIGITFPKTRLLIILITLISVLVVIFFLDKTAWGIRIRAVTQNRPMSDCLGISTETVDIITFGIGSGLAGVAGVAVSLLGSVGPNVGGNYIVGCFMVVVLGGVGNLLGTILASFSIGIMTDLIGAGRLLTIWPEMPSPLYSTIDFFATTSMARVMIFALIVIFLQFRPTGMFPQKGRMVES; this is encoded by the coding sequence GTGCAACTTTTTCTTGAAAGCCTCTTTAATGGCGTTGCTATTGGCTCAGTTTTGCTTGTCGCAGCACTGGGACTAGCAATTGTCTTCGGTTTAATGGGTGTCATCAATCTCGCTCATGGCGAATTGATGATGCTTGGTGCTTATTCGACATACATAACCCAATTAATTTTCAAACAAGTTTCTTTTTTAAAACCTTTTTATGATTCGTATGTCATAGTTGCAATTGGGATTGCTTTTTTAGTTAGCGGAACAGTTGGGATTCTTTTAGAACGAACGGTTATTAGACGTCTCTATGGAAGTCCTCTAGAAACACTTCTAGCTACATGGGGAGTTAGCCTAATCCTTCAACAATTTGTTAGAAGCGTTCCACTGGCCTATGCAAGTGGTTTGGTAATAGCACTTTTCTTTGGACTGTTTTCACCATTATTTATTTCGGATGACTTACTTAATGGTGCAAAAGGTAAATTAATAAGGGCATGTACTTGGGGATTCTCTGCCTTACTAGGTGTCGCAACAGGAGGTATTTTATCTTCTTTAGTAAGCAAACTTAGTCGCGCTAGTGCAAGGAATGTTGATGTTACAGCTCCTTCTTGGATGAGAGGCGGAATTGATTTTATTGGAATTACCTTTCCTAAAACTCGTCTTTTAATCATCCTGATTACCCTGATATCTGTTTTAGTAGTAATTTTCTTTCTTGATAAAACAGCTTGGGGAATAAGAATTAGAGCAGTCACTCAAAATAGACCTATGAGTGATTGTTTAGGTATATCAACAGAAACAGTAGATATTATTACTTTTGGAATTGGATCAGGTTTGGCTGGTGTGGCAGGAGTTGCGGTTTCACTTCTTGGCTCAGTGGGACCAAATGTTGGTGGGAATTATATCGTGGGATGTTTTATGGTTGTCGTTCTTGGTGGTGTGGGCAATCTATTAGGAACAATTCTTGCTTCTTTCTCTATTGGAATAATGACCGATTTGATAGGAGCAGGAAGACTACTTACCATTTGGCCAGAGATGCCATCCCCTCTTTATTCAACAATAGATTTTTTTGCAACAACAAGCATGGCTAGAGTAATGATATTTGCTCTAATAGTCATATTCCTACAATTTAGACCAACTGGGATGTTTCCTCAAAAAGGAAGAATGGTGGAGTCTTGA
- the urtA gene encoding urea ABC transporter substrate-binding protein, which translates to MKLSKRIFAGLATASLAVTVTACGGSDSSGNFDDTVTVGILHSLSGTMAISESTLVDTEKMAIEEINAAGGVTVDGKSYKIEYIVEDGASDWPTFAEKSKKLIDQDGVPVVFGGWTSASRKAMLPVYESKDAFLYYPIQYEAQECSNNIFYTGATPNQQSEPATDFMYKRSPAAGGDFFLVGSDYVFPRTSNTITKAQVKQLGGKVVGEDYLPLGNTEVAPIISKIKVALPDGGIIVNTLNGDQNVAFFKQIQDAGITPSNGYYVMNYSIAEEEISTIGPEFLEGHYGAWNYMMSIDTPASKKFAKSFKKRWGSDRVVADPQESAYNMVYLWKQAVEDAGTFDDNAVREALVGQTFDAPQGPVEVMANHHLSQTVRIGEINAEGGFTILEETGVVEPQAWNQKHPSSKGYACDWTDPKKGEKYRM; encoded by the coding sequence ATGAAGCTTTCAAAGCGCATTTTTGCAGGTTTAGCTACTGCCTCATTGGCCGTAACTGTTACTGCTTGTGGTGGATCAGATTCCTCAGGCAACTTTGATGACACCGTAACTGTTGGAATTCTCCATTCTTTATCAGGGACAATGGCAATCTCAGAATCAACCCTAGTTGATACAGAGAAAATGGCTATTGAGGAGATCAATGCAGCTGGTGGTGTAACAGTCGACGGTAAGAGCTATAAAATTGAGTACATCGTTGAAGATGGTGCTTCAGATTGGCCTACCTTTGCTGAAAAATCTAAAAAGTTAATCGACCAGGATGGAGTACCAGTTGTCTTTGGTGGCTGGACATCTGCAAGTCGTAAGGCAATGCTTCCAGTCTATGAATCTAAAGATGCATTCCTTTATTACCCAATTCAATATGAAGCCCAAGAGTGCTCAAATAATATTTTCTATACCGGGGCGACTCCTAATCAGCAATCTGAGCCTGCCACAGATTTCATGTACAAGCGTTCACCAGCTGCTGGAGGAGATTTCTTCTTAGTTGGTTCTGATTATGTTTTCCCAAGAACTTCTAATACAATTACTAAAGCTCAGGTAAAACAACTTGGCGGTAAAGTTGTTGGTGAAGATTACCTTCCTTTGGGTAATACAGAAGTAGCACCTATCATCTCTAAGATAAAAGTTGCTCTTCCTGATGGCGGAATCATCGTTAACACCCTGAATGGTGATCAAAACGTTGCTTTCTTTAAACAAATCCAGGACGCAGGAATCACTCCTTCCAATGGTTATTACGTAATGAACTACTCCATTGCAGAAGAAGAGATAAGCACGATTGGACCTGAGTTCCTTGAAGGCCACTATGGTGCTTGGAACTACATGATGTCTATTGATACTCCAGCTTCTAAGAAATTTGCTAAGAGCTTTAAGAAGAGATGGGGTAGTGATCGTGTAGTGGCTGATCCTCAAGAATCTGCTTATAACATGGTTTATCTTTGGAAGCAGGCAGTTGAAGATGCCGGAACATTTGATGACAATGCAGTTAGAGAAGCATTGGTTGGACAGACATTCGATGCTCCTCAAGGGCCAGTAGAAGTTATGGCAAATCATCACTTATCTCAAACAGTGAGAATCGGTGAAATCAACGCAGAGGGTGGATTTACGATCCTTGAAGAAACTGGAGTAGTGGAACCACAAGCATGGAACCAAAAACATCCAAGTTCCAAAGGGTACGCTTGTGATTGGACTGATCCTAAGAAAGGTGAAAAATATAGGATGTGA
- the ureG gene encoding urease accessory protein UreG — MESKLRVGIAGPVGSGKTAIIQRLCENLKDQLEIAVVTNDIYTQEDAKFLTNSKALAPERIKGVETGGCPHTAIREDCSINRIAVEELEHKFKALDLVFVESGGDNLAASFSPELVDICIYIIDVAAGDKIPRKGGPGITRSDLLVINKIDLAEMVGASLKIMERDTLLMRKNLPWCFTNTKSGEGVEIIEEFLCNQIPLTS; from the coding sequence ATGGAAAGTAAATTAAGAGTAGGAATAGCCGGTCCAGTAGGATCTGGTAAAACGGCTATTATTCAGAGACTATGCGAGAATCTAAAAGATCAATTAGAAATCGCAGTGGTAACTAATGATATTTATACGCAAGAGGATGCAAAATTTCTAACTAATTCAAAGGCTTTAGCACCTGAACGTATCAAAGGAGTTGAAACCGGAGGATGCCCACATACAGCGATAAGAGAAGATTGTTCTATTAATCGAATTGCTGTTGAAGAGTTAGAACATAAATTTAAAGCTCTAGATTTAGTCTTTGTTGAAAGTGGTGGTGATAATCTTGCTGCCAGTTTTAGCCCTGAGTTGGTAGACATTTGTATATACATAATTGATGTCGCAGCTGGAGATAAGATCCCCAGGAAAGGCGGCCCAGGAATCACACGTTCAGATTTATTAGTGATCAATAAGATTGATCTTGCTGAAATGGTTGGAGCAAGCTTGAAAATAATGGAGAGAGATACTTTATTAATGAGGAAAAATCTTCCATGGTGTTTTACTAACACTAAATCAGGGGAGGGGGTAGAAATAATCGAAGAGTTTTTGTGTAATCAGATACCATTAACAAGCTAG
- a CDS encoding urease accessory protein UreF, which yields MKLEFLQLISPSLPVGAFSYSEGLEWLVQNKKVYDEKTLFNWIESELSRGQITIEASSIPYIMRDLVHWRDNKDIQNKLIIQEWNSWLSSLRDSPEVRSQQTQMGESLLQLLIDLDHPLPDNKKKFIWPIAWAWAGVCWDISPIDLVEGFLYSWVANQLSAALRLLSLGPTKAQQLQKKSLILIKSQASYLLEQNPKEIWVSDVGAIMAQQSHAELYSRLFRS from the coding sequence ATGAAACTTGAGTTTTTACAATTAATAAGTCCATCACTGCCAGTTGGCGCTTTTAGTTACTCAGAAGGATTGGAGTGGCTTGTTCAAAATAAAAAAGTATATGATGAGAAAACACTCTTCAATTGGATTGAAAGTGAACTATCTAGAGGCCAGATAACCATTGAGGCAAGCTCAATTCCTTACATAATGAGAGACTTGGTTCATTGGAGAGATAATAAAGATATTCAAAACAAGTTGATTATTCAAGAGTGGAATTCTTGGCTTAGTTCACTAAGAGATTCTCCAGAGGTTAGATCTCAACAAACACAAATGGGTGAATCTCTCTTACAGCTTCTCATTGATCTGGATCATCCTCTTCCTGATAACAAAAAGAAATTTATATGGCCTATAGCATGGGCTTGGGCTGGAGTTTGCTGGGATATATCTCCAATTGATTTAGTGGAAGGTTTTTTATATAGTTGGGTAGCCAACCAATTAAGTGCAGCATTAAGATTGTTGTCATTAGGACCTACAAAAGCTCAACAGCTTCAAAAGAAATCTCTAATACTTATCAAGTCTCAAGCAAGTTACTTATTGGAACAAAATCCCAAAGAAATTTGGGTTAGTGATGTCGGAGCTATCATGGCACAACAATCGCATGCAGAACTTTATTCAAGATTATTTAGAAGCTAA
- the ureE gene encoding urease accessory protein UreE — translation MSQELIYLTKRINAEVIGHCLLLPMSAKERTQLRGKRSTLDGIDVILNLPRGGGRLMPGEVLKSDDSQVFVIIEAAHEDLIRITSENRLKLLKAAYHLGNRHVEIELHAEELYLLNDVVMQKMLEKQGFLIESFKRPFYPEIGAYE, via the coding sequence TTGTCTCAAGAATTAATCTATCTCACCAAGAGAATAAATGCTGAAGTTATAGGTCATTGCCTTTTACTTCCCATGTCTGCAAAAGAGAGGACTCAGCTTCGTGGAAAGAGATCAACATTAGATGGAATTGATGTCATTTTAAATTTGCCTAGAGGAGGAGGTCGATTGATGCCTGGAGAGGTATTGAAAAGTGATGATTCACAAGTCTTTGTTATCATTGAGGCTGCTCACGAAGATTTAATAAGAATCACCTCAGAAAATAGATTGAAATTGTTAAAAGCTGCTTATCATTTAGGTAATAGACATGTTGAGATTGAGTTGCATGCTGAAGAGTTATATTTACTAAATGATGTAGTGATGCAAAAGATGTTAGAAAAACAAGGATTTTTAATAGAGAGTTTCAAAAGACCTTTCTATCCAGAGATTGGTGCTTATGAGTAG
- a CDS encoding urease accessory protein UreD, translated as MTSQWHGTCDLRLFKKSSPEEMNSLKTIHQAKCTAPLKLMRVFNDKKDGRCEIPILHSAGGIVGGDQLTINVNAEEDSSAICSSVAAQKVYGSRGRSKINPQGRWANQKCFFNIEKNSDFEWIPQELIIYQGGLFEQNMTVKLDPSSSFLCVDLVRLGRTAAGEGLGSGVWRSSLEIFRENPQGKNYEFSDRLELSGEALKSIHGLEEQPVFGSLIWITPKGLNPKDLSDLLLKCRQKRNGLEGFMTCSLLENGISARYTGSSTQSARFWFYRIWSLTRVFRKLSMPEYMRIWPMQEDPTTDTKCPS; from the coding sequence ATGACATCTCAATGGCATGGGACTTGTGATCTTAGGCTTTTTAAAAAGTCAAGTCCTGAGGAGATGAATAGTCTCAAAACAATTCATCAAGCAAAATGCACTGCTCCATTAAAATTAATGAGAGTTTTCAACGATAAAAAAGATGGGAGATGTGAAATACCAATTCTTCATAGTGCAGGAGGGATTGTTGGAGGGGACCAACTTACAATAAATGTAAATGCTGAAGAAGATAGCAGTGCCATATGTTCTTCTGTAGCAGCTCAAAAAGTTTATGGAAGCAGAGGCAGGTCAAAAATAAATCCGCAAGGGAGATGGGCGAATCAAAAATGTTTTTTTAATATTGAAAAAAATTCTGACTTTGAGTGGATCCCTCAAGAATTAATTATTTATCAAGGGGGTCTTTTCGAACAAAATATGACTGTTAAGCTTGATCCTTCATCAAGCTTTTTATGTGTTGATTTAGTTCGCTTAGGACGAACTGCAGCGGGAGAAGGACTGGGCAGCGGCGTATGGAGATCATCATTGGAAATCTTTAGGGAAAATCCTCAAGGGAAAAATTACGAATTTAGTGATCGCTTAGAATTATCTGGAGAGGCTCTAAAATCAATCCATGGTCTAGAAGAACAACCAGTGTTTGGATCTTTAATTTGGATAACACCTAAAGGATTAAACCCAAAAGATTTATCTGATTTATTATTAAAATGCCGACAAAAAAGAAATGGACTTGAAGGGTTTATGACTTGTAGTCTTCTTGAAAATGGAATATCAGCAAGGTATACAGGCTCATCAACTCAATCAGCTCGGTTTTGGTTTTATAGAATTTGGAGTCTTACAAGAGTTTTCAGAAAATTAAGCATGCCTGAATACATGAGGATTTGGCCAATGCAAGAGGATCCAACAACAGATACAAAATGTCCATCATGA
- a CDS encoding urease subunit gamma produces MYLSPQEKDKLLVFTAALLAERRLKRGLRLNHPEAVAWLSFQVLEGARDGKSVSTLMNEGTTWLTKEQVMEGVPELINEVQIEAVFPDGTKLVTLHNPIS; encoded by the coding sequence ATGTACTTAAGTCCTCAAGAAAAAGACAAATTACTTGTATTTACTGCTGCTCTTTTGGCAGAGCGAAGATTAAAAAGAGGTTTAAGATTAAATCATCCTGAAGCTGTTGCTTGGCTTAGCTTTCAAGTGCTAGAGGGTGCTAGAGATGGCAAAAGTGTCTCAACCTTAATGAATGAGGGGACCACATGGTTAACAAAAGAACAGGTTATGGAAGGTGTGCCCGAACTCATCAATGAAGTTCAAATAGAAGCTGTTTTCCCAGATGGAACAAAGCTCGTAACACTTCACAATCCAATCAGCTAA
- a CDS encoding urease subunit beta, translating to MSYLIPGELIPEDGFIELNKGREITTIRVANTSDRPIQIGSHYHFFESNKGLEFDRQKSLGKRLDIPAGTAIRFEPGDQREVNLVPYAGERKIFGFNGLINDSLQK from the coding sequence ATGTCTTATTTAATTCCTGGAGAACTTATTCCCGAAGATGGTTTTATTGAACTCAACAAAGGAAGAGAAATCACAACTATAAGAGTCGCTAACACTTCTGATCGACCAATACAAATTGGCTCTCATTATCATTTCTTTGAGTCCAATAAAGGTCTAGAATTTGATCGTCAAAAATCGCTCGGCAAAAGGTTAGATATCCCAGCTGGTACTGCTATCAGATTTGAACCAGGTGACCAAAGAGAAGTAAATCTTGTTCCTTATGCAGGAGAGCGTAAAATTTTTGGTTTCAACGGACTTATAAACGACTCACTTCAAAAATAA
- the ureC gene encoding urease subunit alpha, with protein sequence MPFKISRQAYAETYGPTKGDRIRLADTDLILEVEQDHTHYGDEVKFGGGKVIRDGMGQSQQSRDNGVVDTVITNALILDWWGIVKADIGIKDGKISGIGKAGNPDTQEGINIIVGASTEAIAGEGSIITAGAIDSHIHFICPQQIETALASGVTTMLGGGTGPATGTNATTCTPGAFHISRMLQSAEGFPVNLGFFGKGNATNKAALEEQVRAGACGLKLHEDWGTTPACIDSCLSVADQLDVQVCIHTDTLNEAGFVEDTIRAINGRTIHTFHTEGAGGGHAPDIIKICGESNVIPSSTNPTRPFTLNTLEEHLDMLMVCHHLDPKIPEDVAFAESRIRRETIAAEDILHDLGAFSIIASDSQAMGRVGEIISRTFQTAHKMKVQRGALPEDSKRNDNHRLKRYISKVTINPAIAHGISGYVGSIEVGKIADIVLWNPGFFGIKPDLVIKGGSIAWAQMGDANASIPTPQPVHGRPMFSSFGKAMNSTSLTFLSEIAIEAGIPAQLKLERSYAAVKDTRNISKQSMKLNNLLPKIEVDPQTYEVFANGELLTCEPAESLPLAQRYLLL encoded by the coding sequence ATGCCTTTCAAAATTTCTCGCCAAGCCTATGCAGAGACTTATGGTCCGACAAAAGGGGATCGGATTAGACTTGCAGACACAGACTTAATACTCGAAGTTGAACAAGATCATACTCATTATGGAGACGAAGTTAAATTTGGTGGAGGTAAAGTTATTCGTGATGGGATGGGACAATCACAACAAAGTAGAGACAATGGAGTAGTAGATACAGTCATAACAAATGCACTAATTTTGGATTGGTGGGGAATTGTTAAAGCTGATATTGGTATCAAAGACGGAAAAATCTCAGGTATCGGAAAAGCAGGCAATCCTGATACTCAAGAAGGTATCAACATTATTGTAGGAGCCAGTACAGAAGCAATCGCAGGAGAAGGAAGCATTATTACTGCTGGAGCTATTGATAGTCATATTCATTTTATCTGTCCACAACAAATAGAAACTGCTTTAGCTAGTGGGGTTACCACAATGCTTGGAGGAGGAACAGGTCCAGCAACAGGTACTAATGCAACAACATGTACACCAGGAGCATTTCACATCTCAAGAATGCTTCAATCAGCAGAAGGGTTTCCTGTTAATCTAGGGTTCTTTGGCAAAGGCAATGCAACTAACAAAGCAGCATTAGAGGAACAAGTAAGAGCAGGTGCTTGTGGATTAAAACTTCATGAAGATTGGGGAACGACACCGGCCTGTATTGATTCGTGCCTAAGTGTTGCAGATCAACTAGACGTACAAGTTTGTATTCATACTGATACCCTCAACGAAGCTGGCTTTGTTGAAGATACGATTCGGGCAATAAATGGAAGAACTATTCACACCTTCCATACAGAAGGAGCTGGAGGTGGTCACGCTCCCGACATCATAAAAATTTGTGGAGAATCAAATGTGATTCCCAGCAGTACAAATCCTACTAGGCCTTTCACCCTAAATACTCTTGAAGAGCATTTAGACATGTTGATGGTTTGTCATCATTTGGATCCCAAAATCCCAGAAGATGTTGCATTTGCTGAGTCAAGGATACGTCGTGAAACCATTGCGGCAGAAGACATACTACACGATTTAGGAGCCTTTTCTATTATCGCTAGTGACTCTCAGGCTATGGGTAGAGTTGGAGAAATTATTAGTCGAACTTTTCAAACTGCTCACAAAATGAAAGTTCAAAGAGGAGCCTTACCAGAAGACAGTAAAAGGAATGATAATCATCGTCTAAAAAGATATATTTCAAAAGTAACTATTAATCCAGCGATAGCTCATGGAATCAGTGGTTACGTTGGATCCATAGAAGTTGGGAAAATAGCAGACATAGTACTTTGGAATCCTGGTTTTTTTGGAATCAAGCCTGACTTAGTAATCAAAGGAGGATCTATCGCATGGGCTCAAATGGGAGATGCAAATGCATCCATTCCTACTCCTCAACCAGTACATGGTCGCCCAATGTTTTCTTCCTTTGGAAAGGCGATGAATTCTACAAGCCTTACTTTCTTAAGTGAGATCGCAATAGAAGCTGGCATACCAGCACAACTTAAATTGGAACGTTCTTATGCTGCAGTTAAAGATACAAGAAACATATCCAAACAATCAATGAAACTCAACAACTTACTGCCTAAAATTGAGGTGGACCCTCAAACATATGAGGTTTTCGCCAACGGAGAACTTCTAACTTGTGAACCAGCTGAATCACTACCACTTGCACAAAGATATCTACTTCTTTGA
- a CDS encoding DUF1830 domain-containing protein translates to MVDFSYKNITSSMVVLKCIGPNRFFLERAIFPQEVFSSMAPEGSQLEIWGIESYGPNLEERLRVTAPFIAEDSVAA, encoded by the coding sequence ATGGTCGATTTCTCTTACAAAAATATCACCTCAAGTATGGTTGTATTAAAATGTATTGGACCAAATAGATTTTTTTTAGAAAGAGCTATTTTCCCTCAAGAAGTTTTTTCATCAATGGCACCAGAAGGGTCTCAGTTAGAAATTTGGGGGATAGAGTCTTATGGACCAAATTTAGAGGAACGTCTAAGAGTAACTGCTCCTTTTATCGCAGAAGATTCAGTTGCAGCTTAG
- a CDS encoding porin, which produces MKLFQRLLVAPAALGLMAPVAVNADTAFSSTTTLSGGAYFTVGSVADGGTDDKSEELYMQYAYGLDVTSSFTGEDMLYMGMETGNASGPLASMDSATTGTGAITLHSLYYAFPVGDLSVTAGPLVDQDDVVAATTSAYSDAFRLGSMPYSLAGSETGPGIGVAYSNDSGVVASASFVSVGGADSTVGIGGDNGDDVTTVTLGYNGDGFGGGLVIASNDGEAGTTGYDTFGGGIYYSPESIPATISVAYDTKDPEGTAKDETDFFVGVDYEVGPGTLSAAYNSTDVDGSDTFDRTGFEVSYTYAVNDSVTITPGFFTVEDTGAGDDDSGVVVETVFSF; this is translated from the coding sequence ATGAAGCTTTTTCAGCGTTTGCTGGTAGCTCCTGCTGCATTGGGCCTAATGGCTCCAGTTGCCGTTAATGCAGATACTGCATTTTCATCAACTACAACTCTTTCTGGTGGTGCTTATTTCACTGTTGGTTCTGTTGCCGACGGCGGAACAGATGACAAGTCAGAAGAGCTTTATATGCAATATGCATATGGCCTTGATGTAACCTCCAGCTTCACTGGTGAAGACATGCTTTATATGGGCATGGAAACTGGAAACGCTAGTGGTCCATTAGCAAGCATGGATAGTGCAACTACTGGTACTGGTGCTATCACATTACACTCTCTTTACTACGCATTCCCTGTAGGCGATCTTTCAGTAACAGCTGGTCCTTTGGTTGACCAAGATGATGTTGTTGCAGCAACAACTTCTGCTTACTCAGATGCTTTCAGACTAGGCAGCATGCCTTACTCTTTGGCTGGTAGCGAAACTGGTCCTGGAATTGGTGTTGCTTACTCTAATGACAGCGGCGTAGTTGCTTCTGCTAGCTTCGTTTCTGTTGGTGGTGCTGATTCAACAGTAGGAATCGGTGGTGACAATGGTGATGACGTAACAACTGTAACCCTTGGCTACAACGGTGACGGATTTGGTGGTGGTCTTGTAATCGCTTCCAACGACGGTGAAGCTGGAACAACTGGTTACGACACATTTGGTGGCGGTATCTATTACAGCCCTGAGTCCATCCCAGCAACTATCAGCGTTGCTTACGACACAAAGGATCCAGAAGGAACAGCTAAAGACGAAACTGACTTTTTCGTTGGTGTCGACTATGAAGTAGGTCCTGGAACATTAAGTGCTGCTTACAATTCAACTGATGTTGATGGAAGCGATACTTTTGATAGAACAGGATTTGAAGTTTCTTACACCTATGCAGTGAACGACAGCGTTACAATCACTCCTGGTTTCTTCACAGTAGAAGATACAGGTGCTGGTGATGACGACTCTGGTGTTGTTGTTGAAACAGTGTTTAGCTTCTAA
- a CDS encoding RNA recognition motif domain-containing protein, producing the protein MTIYIGNLSFDAEVEDIVGVFSTYGEVTNCKLPLERETGRKRGFAFVDMGDDTQEQKAIDDLQDVEWMGRAIRVTKARPKNN; encoded by the coding sequence ATGACTATTTACATCGGGAATCTTTCATTTGATGCCGAGGTCGAAGATATTGTTGGTGTTTTTAGCACTTATGGTGAAGTAACTAATTGTAAGCTGCCCTTGGAAAGGGAAACTGGAAGAAAAAGAGGTTTCGCTTTTGTTGACATGGGCGATGACACTCAAGAACAAAAAGCAATCGATGACCTTCAAGATGTTGAATGGATGGGTAGAGCGATCAGGGTTACAAAAGCTAGACCTAAAAATAATTAA
- the rpsU gene encoding 30S ribosomal protein S21, whose protein sequence is MTQVTVGENEGIESALRRFKRQVSKAGIFGELKRLRHHETPVEKYKRKLQQRRRSRRR, encoded by the coding sequence TTGACTCAAGTAACTGTTGGAGAAAACGAAGGCATTGAATCTGCACTTCGCCGATTTAAACGTCAAGTTTCCAAAGCGGGCATCTTTGGAGAATTGAAGCGCCTACGTCATCATGAAACTCCCGTTGAGAAATATAAGCGTAAATTGCAACAAAGACGCAGAAGCAGAAGAAGATAA
- a CDS encoding AbrB family transcriptional regulator: protein MNPQMTLIIYILSGAGLGSLMLLSGIPAAPLLGSILAAGFLSISGQFEPAQWPLGTKTLLGIGVGTVIGTGINKETLTELQTLWKPAILITITLIFTGLVVGFIVVRLFGVDPLIALLGSAPGGTLGMSLVGAELGVGAAVAAIHAFRLIAVLLITPAVVKYLAPIVNAN, encoded by the coding sequence ATGAATCCTCAAATGACTTTGATCATATACATTCTCAGTGGAGCTGGTTTAGGAAGTTTGATGCTTTTAAGCGGCATCCCGGCAGCTCCACTTCTTGGATCAATTTTGGCGGCAGGATTTCTAAGCATAAGTGGTCAATTCGAACCTGCTCAATGGCCTTTGGGTACAAAAACTTTACTTGGAATTGGTGTGGGGACTGTTATTGGTACAGGAATTAATAAGGAGACTCTTACAGAGTTGCAGACGCTTTGGAAGCCAGCTATTTTAATTACCATTACACTAATTTTTACGGGTCTTGTCGTTGGATTTATAGTAGTTCGTTTATTTGGAGTTGATCCTTTAATAGCTTTGCTAGGCTCTGCTCCTGGAGGAACGCTAGGGATGAGCCTTGTTGGAGCAGAGCTTGGGGTTGGGGCCGCTGTAGCAGCTATTCATGCATTTAGATTAATTGCGGTTTTATTAATCACTCCTGCTGTAGTTAAATATTTGGCGCCTATTGTTAATGCGAATTAG